The genomic stretch CTATCCCAAATACCTCGGCCGCTAGCATTGCCATTGAGACAACAAAAGCACCCCTTCCTCATAGCTTAAAACCTCCTGTCAAATGGCGGCATCGTCTCGAAAACAGCTCTCGATGCTCCTCCTAGTTTATGTCCTCTTCATGCTTGTTATGCAAGAAGCGTCTCGTCCTGCTTCATCCAAAAGCTCTTCTCTAATGGCCTTCGCTCTTTCAGGCGGCCAAACAAGAGATGAGGAAGTGGCGGCGCTCTTGAAGTGGAAATCCCAGCTCAACAGCGAGAGTCACTCTATCTTGTCTTCGTGGAACGGAAGCGACCCTTGTTCTTGGCGCGGACTCAGTTGCAATCCTCTCGGGAGCATCATCAGCTTGAACCTCTCGAGCAACGCCATTCGCGGTATGCTTCACGATCTCGATTTCTCCTCGTTGCCCAACTTGGTCACTCTTAAACTTGACAACAACTCGCTCTTCGGGAACATCCCCTTGAGCCTCGGCAATCTTTCCAAGCTCGCTTACCTAGACTTGTCTCAGAACCACCTTTCTGGAGAGATTCCAATCCAACTCGGATTGCTGCGGTCTCTAGAAGTTTTGGAATTGTCATCGAACAACATCACGGGTTGGGTCCCCGGCTCTATAGGAAGTTTGAGTAACTTGACTGGGCTATACGTTCAAAACAATAACATCTCCGGGTTCATCCCTCAAGAAGTAGGAATGCTCAAATCTCTCAACCAGTTGTTCTTATTTAACAACCGCATTGGCGGTCGCATTCCTTCTTCCATTGGAAATATGAGCAGTTTGACGAAGTTATGGCTGTTCAATAATGATCTTGTTGGGTCCATTCCAATAGAAATAGGGATGTTGGGGTCTCTTAGCGAGCTTGATTTATCAAGCAATTACCTCAGCGGATCTATCCCGAGAACTCTAGGAAACTTGAGTAATTTAggctttctttacttttatggAAACCAACTCTCTGGCCACATACCTGAAGAAGTCGGAGGAATGAGATCCCTCATGCATTTCGAGCTTTTAAACAATGATCTAACAGGTTCAATCCCGTCGTCGATAGGGAACTTAAGCAACTTAGGCATTCTTTATCTTTACGGCAATAAGCTTTCCGGTCATATTCCTCCCGAAATCGGAAACCTtagatctctctctcaactCGCTCTCTACAGTAATGATCTCACAGGATCAATCCCAGAAACCATAGGAAAGTTGGCCAACTTGACTGCCTTGCTCCTCTATGAAAACAAACTCTCCGGCCCTATACCTTCTAGTATCGGAAACTTAAGCAAGGTCAATGACTTGGACTTGTCCCAAAATAAGTTGTCGGGGTCGATTCCGAAAGAGATGGGAAGACTAGGAGCCCTTGTTGATCTGTTTCTATCTCACAATAGCCTTGAAGGCTCTCTTCCAGTTGAGATCAACAATCTCACATCCCTCACAAGCCTACAACTCAGCGATAACCAGCTTGTCGGCCAATTGCCGCCGGATATATGCAGCGGTCATGTTCTTGTGAATTTCACTGCATTCAACAATCACTTCACGGGACCCCTGCCGAGAAGCCTGAAAAATTGTACGAGTTTGTTTAGAGTTAGGCTCGAAAAGAACCAGCTAAAGGACAACATTACTGATGCTCTTGGCACATACCCCTACTTGAATTATCTTGAGCTGAGCAATAACGAACTTTACGGAGAGCTTCCAATAAGATTGGGCACGTGGGGCAATTTGACGAGCCTGAAAATCTCCGACAACAAATTATCAGGCATGATACCGCCTGATCTTGGGAAGATGACTCAATTGCATGTATTACATATATCTTCGAATAATCTTGTCGGGGAAATTCCGAAAGAACTTGCAAAGTTGCAGTATCTGCTAGAGCTTTGGCTGGATGGCAACCATCTCACTGGCGACATTCCTCGCGAAATTGGAGCATTGTCGGACCTTGTACAAATTAACGTTGCGGGAAACAAGCTAAGTGGCTCAATCCCCAGAGAACTTGGGGAGTGTGTGAACCTTCAGTATCTAAATTTAAGCACAAATAATCTTGAGCAGAGCATTCCAATAGAGATCAGCAATCTTCGCTCTCTTCAAAGTCTCGATCTAAGCCGAAATTTGCTTACTGGAGATATACCTCAAGATCTTGGACAATTGCACAATTTGGAAACACTCAATCTCTCACACAATCAACTCTCGGGTTCGATTTCACCAGCTTTTGATGATCTAACAAGTCTTACATCTGTTGATGTATCCTATAATGAGTTAGAGGGTCCTTTACCAAACATCCCAGCCTTTCATAATGCTACAATCGCTACTGTAGGAGAGAACAAAGGCTTGTGCGGAGATATTACGGGTCTCACGCATTGTCCAGGGACGGTGGGGAAAGGGAAAGACAGACACACAAATTTGCTCCTCATTTTACTCCCTACTTCTCTTTGCCTGCTTGCTTTGCTTCTTGTAGTGGGAGTTTCATGCATTGTGTTCAGgagaaaaagggaaggagaGAACGGCTTGATAGAAGCGAGCAGTGAACATATGTTGGAAATATGGAGCTATGATGGAAGAGCGGTGTACAAGAACATTATCGATGCCACCGAGGAATTCGATGCCAAATATTGCATCGGCACGGGTGGACAAGGGCGTGTTTATAAGGCCGAGTTGCGAACGGGTGAGATTGTTGCCGTTAAAAAACTTAATCAAGCGCCGGATGTCGAAATGGCTAGTCGAAAAGCAtttgaaagggaggttcatGCTTTGATGGAAACCCGACACCGAAACATTGTGAAGCTGTACGGATTTTGTTCGAGCACTCGCCATTCGTTTTTGGTTTATGAGCATCTTGAATCGGGCAACTTGGAGGATATCTTGAAGAACGAAGAAAGGATAAGACTGTTCGACTGGAATAAGAGATTGAATGTCGTTAAAGGTGTGGCTAATGCTTTGACCTACATGCATCATGAATGCTATCCTCCGATAATCCATCGTGACATATCGAGCAAGAATATTTTACTCGACGAAGAATACGAAGCTCACGTCTCAGACTTTGGCACAGCCAAGTTTCTAAAACCTGATTCATCTAACTGGACTTCGTTTGCAGGCACATTTGGATATGCAGCTCCAGGTAAGCActcttccttcttttcatgAGGATTTACTCCTTTTCATTCATAAGTATGTGATGTTTCGAACATTCAACAAGTCCTACTGAAAAGACATTAGTATTTCGGTCCCAATACAAGGTTTCTTTAAACTGGTTTCACTTATTTATATGTGCGTCTAACAGAGTAAAAGATCAATTTAGAAAGCGCTGATAATATCAAGTGAGAAAAAGGGTTGTTCCTTTCTATTTGCAGAACTTGCCTACACGATGGAAGTGAGTGAGAAACACGATGTCTATGGTTTCGGAGTCTTAGCGATGGAAGTGATAATGGGAAGACATCCCGGCAATCTCATATCAACTCTCTTGTCCACATCTCTACCAACATCAAGTGATTCGACAACCCCCCATTGCTCCCTAAAAGAAGTTTTGGATCAGAGGATTCCATACCCCGAAGGCGATTTGCTAGGGGAAGTGGCTCTCATGACGAAGATCGCATTTTCATGCTTGAGTCCTAAACCGGAGCATCGTCCGAGCATGCAACAAGTTTCTAAAGGGCTCTCAACACATCGTTCATTGCTGTTCAATTCGGTAGATAGCATAAAATTTGAAGAATGAGCTAATATTAGAGGCTTCACTTGTTGGCAATTCTTGTCATGTCAGTATATTTGTATCGGTTATCCATGTAGTTTCGTAAAGTTCTACTATTAATCTAATGTGATTGCAAAGTACTTATTCATTGAAAATGAGTGAAATAAGTCAGTTCTTCTTAAATCGAAATTTGCAGCAGTGTTGGAATCACGTTCTCGCGTCGTGGTTGAAATTGCCACTTCTAGTCTTGCCAACACTCGCAACTACGAGCCATTAGCTCATTGTGTCCGCGAAACTTCAAACACATTTATCTCCTCCGTCCGACATTAGTATTCATGCAATATCTCGTCTTAGACCTAATTGAAGTAATTCCTGATAATCCCGAAAGCGCAAACTCAACTTACAAATGGTGCCATCGGATTGAGAGCTTGTGAAATTCCAGTACCATATCGGTCAAGTGatataaatattaatatatGATATTCTTAGATCGGATTTCAACAATTTGGGTATAGTTGAGATGCTCTTGATAGATGCTACCCAATGTTTCCATCAagtgaaaaaaatcaaacacgCAAGGCTTCATGTCAAACTTGATCGAAAGGTAAGTTGTTTACGTTCCTTTCTCTACATTCTTGCTGTCATTATAGaaaatcaattgtttttttttttttttataaccgaggttttccacgtgcaatggactattcctcgggggtGGTGGGGGATTTTTGCTAATACCACCAGGTAAGTCCACCAAGACGTGGTAGTTGGAAGTCGAACCTaggacctcatcggtttaatTGTCTAAGGCCCGGACGTCTCACCAACTTGTGTGATGCCTCACTGGCGAAAATCAATTGTTACGTCGTACAAAGAGCGCAAAAACCTTGAGGGAGACAATTGACTTAATTTTTTAAGTTGGACTTTGCAACATGGTACTAAAGTCACGTTTTGCCCTAATTTATTTCTTGGATATGGTCTTTCTCCGCTTATCAATTTAAACTTTCGAGTTGAATTTTTGTAACAAAAAAGAATTCATGAAATGATAGTCGTGTTATGATCGGGTAAGATTTACCGAAGGGCCCCAATAACACCTCGTgccaaatttgttttttcttgatgATGGCTTCTATATTTATGATTTTAAAATTGGGAGAAAATATAGCTCGAAGATAAAAACCGAGAAAAAGGACTTTTTTGCGCATTTGTTGATTTTCATGCTTTTTTGGCAACGGGTGCATAGTTGATAATGCCATTTGAGATTGTACTCCAGCAAGCAATATCAAGTCCTTGCTCTGCAGAAGACTATGGAGTCTTTGCAAATAGAGCGCCCCACATGTCAGATGAACGGTGTACAAGTCGTGATGACGTGTGGTCACGATCACGAGACGATGTCTATCGCTTTGCTGATGACCGTCGGTTTATCCATCGTCCTTGTTTAAAGCTACAGTACCGTGAATTGATGAATGAAAGCAAGGGATCAGAGAGACGCACGACAAACGCTGGTGCCAAAAGACCCAGAAGTCggaaacaagaaagagaaaatgaaaaagttgaACTGATCAAAACAAAACTCTCAACGCTTGTTTGAGATCATACATGACATGCCGTGGAAGCCATCGCAGTTCGAATGATCATTGTCATGTCCATGCGGCTTTGATCTTTCTCCATGGACGGTATTGTTGGGTATACTATGTATTTATATTGTTCCATTTGCAAACGGTTTTAAGTCTGTGAGAGAAGATAATTTGTCTAACATGACATCACGATAATAACAAATCACGAttatggactttttttttgtctcattttaCTGTACAAGTCATACTATATGCGTTATGTATCGGTGCAAATTGGTAAACTTTACTTCCTCATCACGCATCCTCATCTACCTCTTCCCAAAAGTGCGGATTGGAATCCCCACCTACCTCTTTCCAAATGAGAAGAGTGATCACTGGGGCAATTCCCCAGTAATTTCGACAATGGGCTTTGAAGCTCATTATTCTACCTCTTGCTCTTTCTATTTTGCTTTGTTTCCTTACTAGTCGTTTATTTGTTTGACGGGGTCACATCCACATCTCATGTTTTGCACGAAGCACGCTACTTGCATCGTGGAGCTAACTCCAAAGGAAAATGGACATGGAGTGTCGGTCCATAATTTGGGAACTTGTGCAGTCTTTCTTCAATGCCGTGTTTCTCTGTTCCAAAATCACTGTCACTTCTACTGGTGGGATGTGAATTTTTGTGTCACTTTCTCTTGCATCACATATTTCGCCGAGAGAAACTCCCTtcactccgtttatttcgcaaaaaatatgatatttttgaaagatgtttttttaaaagttattttccaaaaaaaaaatgataatgttttgatttttctctatggactccttttaatattttttcttgccttttcttttcatgttttattaattaaaaattgttaattttttaattatttatcttcatcttttttctcttttctttcttatttttcatttttttccttttggtttccGCCAACGCTCGCCATGGCGACGGCAAATAGcgtgttttcattttttgttcaactttgaggaaatgcaattgcatttggaAAGTAGCAttctcaaaatgaaaatagatgtTTTTATTCTTCTAACTTTGACGCTGCTCAAGTTTCATAATTCTGGAAATGTCCTCGAAATCCCTAATTTCTCGGCCAAGGCCTCAACTACCGGTGAGTGGCTGGCTAGCCACCGACAAGCAGCCGGCAAGCCAAATTAGCCGCCGGCCAACCTCGCCTGAGGTGCTAGCGGCCAACTTGGTTCCTTAGTGACTAAGTGCAaataattgaagatttttttttaaatgcgtATATTAACAAAAGTTCTTTACAAAGTACCAAACGTCATTTAGGTCAAAATTGCCTCCGAATGTATTTGTAAAATGTACTCTACTAAACACTGTTTGCATTTCGAAGAATCCCTTAGGTCAAAGATCTAGGCTTGGTTGACACAGTCAATGGCGAGTGttcacgtgaaaaaaaaaaatgttcaaacagGACACATGCATAAGTCCATCTTTAGTTCGAGCCACTGAATCTCGCCGAAGCCCCCTTCCCTCTCTGCTGCAAGCCACGAAAGCTCCCCTGTTTCTGTCTGCTTTTGTGCTTCTGTTCCTTCTAAAATTCCCGACATGGGTGTCGAAAGCTCCATAAGTTCCAAGCTTTTGCTTCGTCATGTCATTAGCATCTTGACGATTGTTTCTTTGGAAGACTGGGTTGCATATGTGAGCTTGAAGGATGCATTCTGGAAGGACACTAAACTATCAACCAATCGAAGTTTTCAAATTGAGTGTGATGTTAAGCCACTGCTCAGACTGCAACCTTTTGGGAAGTACCTTGTCGAATATGATAATCGACCTACAGAAATTGTTTATGATATGATTGGGTAAGATTTACGGTGGTGccaaatttgtgttttttttatgatgGCTTCTGTATTTATGATATGAAAATGGGAGAAAATATAGCTCGaagataacaaaataaaaaggacttttttgtgcatttgttgATTTTCATGCTTTTATGGCAACGAGTGCATAGTCAATAATGCAGGTTGGGATTGTAGTCCAGCAGGCAATATCAAGTCCTTGCTCTGAAGAAGACTAAGAAGTCTTTGCAAATAGAGCGCCCCACATGTCAGTTGAACGGTGTACAAGTTGCGATGACGTGCGGTCACGATTTCTAGATGATGTGCACCGCTTTGCTGATGACCGTCGGTTCATCAGTCCAAGTTCAAGTCGTCTAATGACGGTAGTCTAAAGAATGAAGCTTGCCAGAGTaacaaaagcaaaggaaaatttgGACATTGAAATGGATAAATGTTGCAACAATCATTTTAATAGCATAAATGTTGGGGGGATGGAGGAGAAAATCCACGTAAGTAATTTGGCCATTTTCTTATTTCGTTACTCTCGCTGACAGTGCTATTATAATCTTTTTCGCTAACTATTGATACATTGGCGCTATAGATAAATTAGTCCAAGCCGTTCGGCATCCTACGCACATGCGATGGAACTTGTGACCTCGCAGAAGAAAAATGACTGGTTCAACCACCTTGATGGTCTGTCAAGAAGAAGACTCCAAAGTACCAAAGATggtaaaatctttttttttgttttttttggtctaaagcAAAGATGGTAAAATCTATTGAATGCTACAAAATTACTCATACGAACACTATGCCATTGCTCAGTTTTTTTGCCAACCCACTGATGATCCAATGCATGATTGATAGTAAATTGAACCGAAGCCCCCTTATCATCCGATGTATTAAAGTTGTGGGTCTCACGGTGAGCCTCGGTGTTCGGATTTTGATCCGGATTGGCTGTCCTACGAATTTACCGAGCAATTTCGAACTCATCCATCATCCTTGCATGCAATAAAGCTACAGCACCATGAATTGATGAATGAAAACAAGGGATTAGAGAGACGCACAACAAACGTTGATGCCAAAAGACTCGGATGTCggaaaaaataagggaaaatgaaaaagttaaacTGATCAAAACAAAACTCTCAATGCTTGTTCGAGATCATACAGGACATGCCATGGAAGCCATCCCAATTCGAATAATCATTATCGTGTCCATGTGGCTTTGATCTTTCTCCATGGACGGTATTGTTGGATACATTCTATATTCATATTGTTCCATTTCCAAACGGTTTTAAGTATGTGAGAGAATAATTTGTCTAACACGATATTACAATAATAACCAAATCACGATtatggacctttttttttgtctcattttatctttttctattctACTATACAAGCCATACTGTATGCGCTATGTGTCGGTGCATGTTGCTAAACTCTACTTCCTCATCACGCATCCTCATCTACCTCTTCCCAAAAGTGCGGATTGGAATCCCCACCTACCTCTTTCCAAATGAGAAGAGTGATCCCTGGGGCAATTCCCCAGTAATTACGATAATGGGCTTTGAAGCTCATTATTCTACCTCTTGCTCTTTCTATTTTGCTTTGTTTCCTTACTAGTCGTTTATTTGTTTGACGGGGTCACATCCACATCTCGTGTTTTCCGCGAAGCAACGCGGCTTGCATCGTGGACCTAACTCCAAAGGAAAATGGACGAGGAGTGTCGGTCCATAATTTGGGAACTTGTGTAGTCTTTCTTCAATGCCGTGTTTCCCTGCTCCAAAATCACCATCACTTCTACTAGTGGGATGTGAACTTTTGTGTCACTTTCTCTTGCATCACATCTTTCGCTCAGAGAAACTCCCTTAacagatttttgaaaaatttttttcaaaaaaaaatctaagaaaataataaaattttattgtgCCTAGCTCAACTATAAAATAgatccggaaaatattttccgccgtttggtatgaaaaacgaacttcatttttctccatagaatccttttaataattttttcttttttttttttttttcttttagtgtCGGCCAATGCCCGCCATGGTGACGGCCTGTAATGGCTgcaggcgagctcgaggcttgaCCGGTCCCAGCGATCTCTAGCTCGTTCGAGGCATGCGATCCATGAGCTCGCCGGATCAAAGAATCTATGTGTCCGTGTGTGATAGAGTAAATTGTTCTAGTGAGTCCAGGCCAGGCCTCTCACTGGTGCAACCTAGCGTGAAACTTGGATGACGATTGTGCAAGCAAAGCAAACAGTACACACCccctcctttcctttcttttatttttggctgGATCGGCCATGACAGGGATGGCGTTTGGATGCTTGGATCTTGCGGGTTGTGGCTTGCTGGCCTCGGGCAAGCCCAAGATCATTGGGACCAACCGATCCTCGAGCTCGCTTCGTATCATGGCCGATCGCCGGATGGCCGGCTGTCGCTAACGTTCGCAATCGGTAGAGGaaggaggaacaagaagaaaagaaagaaaaagaaaaagaaaaaaaagaaaaaaaaaaaaaaaaatgaaaagagaaaaggaaaaagctaaatttctgaatttttaaaataagaaaaaatgaaaagatagcagaaaaataattataaagaaaggaagtgaGAAAGATaggaggaaagaaagatgaagaaaatgtttttgtcttctcaaaaagaggaaaatattttcccacttttgaaggaatttttttcatgggtggagAATGTCTTCCTAGACtaacttatttttcgcgaaccaaGCACCGCagaattttcaaccaaaaacaCGTGGCTCAAAACACTCATAAGCATTAAGTTTTCGCTTAGTGGAGAAGCATTAAGTTTTAGCCTTGTTGACTTACATCCCAGTCTTTGCTCTACGGAAGACTAGCAAGTCTTTGCAAATGGAGGGCCACGCATGCATACTAAACAGACGATGAAAACATAAAGGGAAATATAAGAGAGTTTTCTGTAATTTCTccccaaaaagaaattttggatCGTCTCTCATTGGCCAGGAAGAAGTAACTTGTTTGTTGACTTTATGGTCCCTATTCTTCTATAAATACGTTGGTTATACTTGCTTCATTTCAACACTTATGCACACCTTGAAACGAAGAAAAGCCACCCCTTTAAACCTGTCATGGCCTCGTCTCAGAAACAACTCTCCATGTCGTTCCTCGCTTACGTCCTCCTCATGCTCGTCCATCAAATGCCTTGTCTAGCTTCATCTCGAAGCTCTTCTCTAGCGGCCATCGTTGGTGCTAGTAACCAAACGGTAAATGAGGAAGTGGAGGCACTCCTAACCTGGAAGTCTAACCTAGACAGCCAGAGTCGCTCTACTTTGTCTTCATGGAATGGAAGCAACGCTTGTTCATGGCGCGGGATCGGTTGCGATCCTCTCGGCAGCATCACGAGCTTGAACCTTTCAGATTCTGCCATTCGTGGTACGCTTTATCATCTCAATTTCTCCCAGTTGCCCAACTTGGTCGCTCTAAATCTTGCCAAAAACTCGCTCTTCGGAAACATCCCTCCGGGCATGGCTCATCTTGCCAAGCTTACTTTTCTAGGATTGTCTCGAAACAACTTTTCGAGAAACATTCCAACTCAACTCGGGTCGTTGCGATCTTTACAATTTCTGGATTTGGCTCTTAATAATTTAACCGGCTCAATTCCCAGTCAAATAGGTAGTTTGACCAACTTGTCCGTTCTATCCTTTTCAGATAATAAGCTTTCTGGTTTCATCCCTAAAGAAATAGGAATGCTTAAATCTCTCAATCAACTCTTTCTAATGAACAACCGCATTTCTGGTTTCATCCCTAAAGAAATAGGAATGCTTAAATCTCTCAATCGACTCTATCTAATGAACAACAGCATCACCGGCCCAG from Rhodamnia argentea isolate NSW1041297 chromosome 2, ASM2092103v1, whole genome shotgun sequence encodes the following:
- the LOC125313803 gene encoding MDIS1-interacting receptor like kinase 2-like, giving the protein MIPPDLGKMTQLHVLHISSNNLVGEIPKELAKLQYLLELWLDGNHLTGDIPREIGALSDLVQINVAGNKLSGSIPRELGECVNLQYLNLSTNNLEQSIPIEISNLRSLQSLDLSRNLLTGDIPQDLGQLHNLETLNLSHNQLSGSISPAFDDLTSLTSVDVSYNELEGPLPNIPAFHNATIATVGENKGLCGDITGLTHCPGTVGKGKDRHTNLLLILLPTSLCLLALLLVVGVSCIVFRRKREGENGLIEASSEHMLEIWSYDGRAVYKNIIDATEEFDAKYCIGTGGQGRVYKAELRTGEIVAVKKLNQAPDVEMASRKAFEREVHALMETRHRNIVKLYGFCSSTRHSFLVYEHLESGNLEDILKNEERIRLFDWNKRLNVVKGVANALTYMHHECYPPIIHRDISSKNILLDEEYEAHVSDFGTAKFLKPDSSNWTSFAGTFGYAAPELAYTMEVSEKHDVYGFGVLAMEVIMGRHPGNLISTLLSTSLPTSSDSTTPHCSLKEVLDQRIPYPEGDLLGEVALMTKIAFSCLSPKPEHRPSMQQVSKGLSTHRSLLFNSVDSIKFEE